CTACTCCCGAGTCGGCACGAAGCTGATCGAGCTGAGCCTTCCCCGCGTCGAAAACCTCACCCCGGCCCGGGTGCTCCAGCTGCGCGACAAATGCGCCGACCAGCTGTCCCGCTTTCGGCAGGAGCTGCTCAAGATGGCCGCCGAGATCGAGGTCAACGCCTGGGAGCCCGCGTTCGAGCGGCACCTGAACAGATACGTCGACGCGAACGTGCGTCCCGCGCTGCTCGACCTGGAAAACAAGCTGCGCGACCTGCGCCGCGACCTCGGGCTCGTGATCCTCGAAAAGTCGGCGACCACGGCCCCGCTGCCCTTTCTCGTGAGCATCTTCACCGGCATGCCGGTCGAGTGGGTGCTGCCGGCGAGCGTGGGCGTCGTCTCCCTTAAAGAAGTGCTCTCCTACCTGTCAAACCAGTCGAAGCTGAAACGCAACGGGCTGAGCTTCCTCCTGACCCTCACCTGAAACAGGCCCAGTGCGGTGACCACTAACGTTTCTGGGTCCGCCCGCTGCGCGGGCGGACCCAGAAGCCCTGCGCCTGGCAGGGCCTGGTTCGCCGGGGAACCCGGCGAACCACAGTGTCACCGCACTAGCCGGTGAAAGTGCGGACCTCGACATTGCTGAAGGCGACCGTAAAAGGCGGCTCGTGGTCCTGCGTCTCCGGGTAGATGCCGAGCACCACCCGGCCCACTGTGAATGTGCTGTCCTGGACCGTGCCCACCTGCTGGCCGTCGCGTTCAAGTGTGATTGTCGTGCCCTGCATCGAGATGCCCACGCGGGTCGCCGTGTCCAGCGGGATCGGCGTGGTAAACGGCATTGTCCGCAGCGGCAGCACCTTTTTGCCGTCTTCGACGCCGTGGGTGCTCACGTGGAATGCCTCCGGGCAGATGCGCACGAGATAGCCGGCCTTGCCCACGAAGCGAAACCACATCGCCGCGCACGCACCCTCGTCGCGCAGGCGCACGTCCACCGTCATCGAAAAGTCGGTGAACGGGTCCATCGGGCCCGGGCAGCGGTACGGGCCCTGCTTGTCGCGGGTGATCACCAGGGCGTCTTCGAACGTGCAGGTGGTGAGCTCGCCCTGGTCTTCGCGCAGCAGCCACAGCTTGGGCTTGTCCAGCGGGTCCTGCATGACGACCTCGCTGGCGGGCGGTGACGGGGAGGGCGTCGCGGGGGCGGTGGTCGTAGGCGCGGGGGCGGCGGAGGTGGCGGTGGTTGCCGAGCCGGACGGGGTGCCGCCGTCGCCGAAGGGCAGCACGCCGCTCGCGATGCCGGCCACGGTCAGCGAGGTCACGAGCACGGCCAGTGCCATCGCGACGTTCGCGATGCGACCCCAGCGGCTCCCACCCCTGGCCGCGGGCGCGGGCGGTGGCGGTGGCGTCGCCTCCCGGGTAGAGGCAGACCACGCCGCCGGCCTGGTGGCCGGTGCCGCGACGGGGGCCACCTCCGTCTCACCGGCGGCGACGGTTTCAAGCTCCGGGGGTACGGCCGCCGCCGTCATCGCGTGCTCCGGACGCTGCTCGGTCGCCGCCTGCGCCTCCTCGGCCGCGAGCAGCAGTCCCGGCTGCCGCGCCAGGGCGGCGGCCACGGCGGGTTGGCGGTCGGGACCGGCGGCCAGCAGCAGGTCGAGCAGCTCGCGGGCGGTGGGGCGGGCGGCCGGGTCCTTCGCGAGCGTGCGCTCGACAAGGTCACGCAGCGGCGGCACGAGGCCGGTCAGGTCGGGCGGCTGGGTCAGGATGCGGGCGGCGACGACCGGCGGTGACTCGGCCGCGAAAGGGGTACGGCCGGTGCCCGCGTAGGCCAGCACCGCACCCCAGGCGAACACGTCCGCCGCCGGCGTGATGACCGCGCTCGCGTTGTCGCCGAAGCGTTCCGGCGCCATGTACGCCACCGTGCCCAGCCACTGGTTCGTCGCGGTGTGCTGGCTCGTCGGCTCGACCGTCCGCGCGATGCCGAAGTCGATGACCTTCGGGCTGCCGGGCGGGAGCAGAACGTTGCTGGGCTTGAGATCGCGGTGGATGACGCCGGCGCCGTGGATGGCGGTGAGCGCGGTGGCCATGCCGATGGCGAGCGCGTGCAGGTTGGCGGGGCTGAGCGGGCCGCGCTCGGCGACCACCGCGGAAAGGCTGGGGCCGTCGACGTACTCGACGACGAGGTAGGGCCGCTCGTGGTCGGGGTCGGCGTCGAGCACCTCGGCGGTGCAGAAAGGCGGCACCTGGCGAGCCCGGTTGACCTCGCTGCGGAAGCGGCGGCGGAACTCCTCGTCGACCTCCAGGTCGGCGCGGATCATCTTGATCGCCACCTGCCGGCCGTCGGCGGCACGGGCGAGAAAGACGACTCCCATGCCGCCCTCGCCGAGCCGGCCAACCAGCTCGTACCGCCCCAGCTTGCGCGGGTCGCCCTTGCGCAATGGCGCAGCACGCGACCCTGATTCCCCGCTCACGGCCGTCCTCGCTCCCCCTGGATCGGCTCCGACCTCCACGGAACCGTGCCAACCAGCCGACAGCATCCCATTCAGGCGGCGATCACGACACCCCCGGAGCGCGCTTCTGCCTCTTCAGCGGGTTGACCGCAACCGCGCCGTGATGTCGTCGGCGGATGTGGCGCCGCCGAAGAGCAGTCCCTGCCCGGTGTCGCACTCCAGCGCCCGCAGCAGCTCGGCCTGCTGGGCCGTCTCGACCGCCTCCGCCGTCACGGTGAGGCCGAGGGCGTGCGCCAGCCGTACCAGCGCGTCGACGATCCGCTCGTCGGCCATGCTCGCCGAGTCGACGACGCCACCCGCGCGCAGCCCTTCGATGAACGGCCCGGCGAGCTTGAGCGAATGGATCGGCAGCCGCCGCAGGTAGGCGAGGTTGGAGTAGCCGGTGCCGAAGTCGTCGATGGCGATCCGCACGCCCGTGTCGGCGAGCCCGCGCAGCGAGCGCACCGGCTCGCCAGCCGTAGGCATCACGGCGCTTTCGGTGAGCTCCAGCTGGAGCTGGCCGGCCGGCAGCCCGGTGCGGGCCAGCACGCCGGCCACCTCTTCGACGATGCCGGGCGCGTTCGCCTGGCGTACGGCGAGGTTGACGCTCACCACGAGCGGCGCGTCGGGAAACTCGCGGTACCACCACGCGCCCTGTTCGCACGCCTGCTCCAGCACCCACCGTCCAAGTCGGACGATCATGCCGGTCTCCTCGGCCAGCCCGATGAACCGGTCCGGGGGCACCATGCCCAGCTCCGGGTGGCGCCACCGCACGAGCGCCTCGACCGCGCGCAGCCGCCCGCTCTCCAGTCCCACGATCGGCTGGTACTCCAATGTGAACTCACCCCGGTCGAGCGCGCCGGGCAGTGCGGCCGCGAGCGCCGCGCGGGCCAGCTGGTGTGCGCCGCGCACCGGGTCGAACAGCGCCCACTGCCCCCGCCCGTCGGCCTTGGCCCAGTAAAGCGTGGTGTCGGCGGCCTTCATCATCTCGGTAGGGCTTGTGCCGTCGACCTCCCGCTCCACGATGCCGATGCTGGCGGTGACCGAGAGCGGCTGGTGCGAGTCGATCTTCACGGGCTCGGCCACGGCGGCGAGGGCCGCCTCGGCGACCTCGATGGCCGCGTCGGTGCCGGTGGAGTCCTCGACCAGGATCACGAACTCGTCGCCGCCCATCCGCGCGACAAGGTGGCCGCGCGCCGAGACCGAGGCGGCCAGCCGCCGCGCGACGACAACGAGCAGCTCGTCGCCGACGTAGTGGCCGAGGCTGTCGTTGACCGCCTTGAAGCCGTCGAGGTCGAGGAAGCAGACGCCCACCCGGCTGGCGGCGCCGTCGAAGACCGCGGCGAGCCGTTCGAAGAAGAGGGTGCGGTTGGGCAAGCCGGTGAGCGGGTCGTGGAGGGCCTGGAAGCGCAGGCGCTCCTGCAGCTCGTACCGGTCGGTGATGTCCTCGACCATGGCGACGGTGAAGCGCGGCTGGCCGTCCTCGTCGCGGATGAGCGAGACGGCCAGCTCGGTCCAGAGGATCGTGCGGTCCTTGCGGTAGTACCGCTTTTCCACCCGAGCCCCGTCGCGCTTGCCCTCGATCATCTCCTTGTACATGTCCCACATGCCCGGCGCGTCGTCCGGGTAGAAGAGATCGGCGACGTTGATCTCGAGCATCTCGTCGACGGTGTACCCGAGCATGTCGGCGAACGCCTGGTTGACGTCGATGATCCGCCCGTCCATGTCGGCGATGCCGATCCCGATCGCCGCGCCGGCGAAGACCGCCCGGAAGCGGGCTTCGCTGGCCCGCAGGTCATGCTCGATCTGGTTGCGCGCGGACCAGACCGCGCGGCCGATGCGTTCC
The window above is part of the Phytohabitans houttuyneae genome. Proteins encoded here:
- a CDS encoding putative bifunctional diguanylate cyclase/phosphodiesterase codes for the protein MWTNTRSGSAPSAASAATTGRPADRDALEATIDRFDAEGVERYAHLWARAGAALGYVPMSPDETERMLHSHTQRLAEALVAEPFTTAPAHAVGRALVDAHFTAPEFLDQTLLTFGRRFLELVVPADGRVHADRAVALQAALAAGYARGLRDRTFTQQERIGRAVWSARNQIEHDLRASEARFRAVFAGAAIGIGIADMDGRIIDVNQAFADMLGYTVDEMLEINVADLFYPDDAPGMWDMYKEMIEGKRDGARVEKRYYRKDRTILWTELAVSLIRDEDGQPRFTVAMVEDITDRYELQERLRFQALHDPLTGLPNRTLFFERLAAVFDGAASRVGVCFLDLDGFKAVNDSLGHYVGDELLVVVARRLAASVSARGHLVARMGGDEFVILVEDSTGTDAAIEVAEAALAAVAEPVKIDSHQPLSVTASIGIVEREVDGTSPTEMMKAADTTLYWAKADGRGQWALFDPVRGAHQLARAALAAALPGALDRGEFTLEYQPIVGLESGRLRAVEALVRWRHPELGMVPPDRFIGLAEETGMIVRLGRWVLEQACEQGAWWYREFPDAPLVVSVNLAVRQANAPGIVEEVAGVLARTGLPAGQLQLELTESAVMPTAGEPVRSLRGLADTGVRIAIDDFGTGYSNLAYLRRLPIHSLKLAGPFIEGLRAGGVVDSASMADERIVDALVRLAHALGLTVTAEAVETAQQAELLRALECDTGQGLLFGGATSADDITARLRSTR
- a CDS encoding serine/threonine protein kinase is translated as MSGESGSRAAPLRKGDPRKLGRYELVGRLGEGGMGVVFLARAADGRQVAIKMIRADLEVDEEFRRRFRSEVNRARQVPPFCTAEVLDADPDHERPYLVVEYVDGPSLSAVVAERGPLSPANLHALAIGMATALTAIHGAGVIHRDLKPSNVLLPPGSPKVIDFGIARTVEPTSQHTATNQWLGTVAYMAPERFGDNASAVITPAADVFAWGAVLAYAGTGRTPFAAESPPVVAARILTQPPDLTGLVPPLRDLVERTLAKDPAARPTARELLDLLLAAGPDRQPAVAAALARQPGLLLAAEEAQAATEQRPEHAMTAAAVPPELETVAAGETEVAPVAAPATRPAAWSASTREATPPPPPAPAARGGSRWGRIANVAMALAVLVTSLTVAGIASGVLPFGDGGTPSGSATTATSAAPAPTTTAPATPSPSPPASEVVMQDPLDKPKLWLLREDQGELTTCTFEDALVITRDKQGPYRCPGPMDPFTDFSMTVDVRLRDEGACAAMWFRFVGKAGYLVRICPEAFHVSTHGVEDGKKVLPLRTMPFTTPIPLDTATRVGISMQGTTITLERDGQQVGTVQDSTFTVGRVVLGIYPETQDHEPPFTVAFSNVEVRTFTG